In one Lolium rigidum isolate FL_2022 chromosome 3, APGP_CSIRO_Lrig_0.1, whole genome shotgun sequence genomic region, the following are encoded:
- the LOC124698706 gene encoding peroxidase 1-like, producing the protein MKRNTSCVLLPVAIVLVLLGSALAQLDTAFYSRTCPKVEEIVREEMVRIISAAPSLAGPLLRLHFHDCFVRGCDASVLLDSTAGNPAERDAKPNKSLRGFGSVERVKAKLEAACPGTVSCADVLALMARDAVVLAKGPTWQVALGRRDGVVSSATEASDELPPSFGDVPLLSKIFASKGLDVKDLVVLSGAHTLGTAHCPSYADRLYASAGNGGVVDPSLDSEYAEKLRMKCKSVDDRSMLSEMDPGSYRTFDTSYYRQVAKRRGLFRSDAALLTDDTTRDYVQRVATGMFDDAFFRDFAESMAKMGNVSVLTGVEGEIRKKCYSPSSI; encoded by the exons TTGGGCTCGGCGTTGGCTCAGCTGGACACTGCGTTTTACAGCCGGACATGCCCCAAGGTGGAGGAGATCGTCCGCGAGGAGATGGTGAGGATCATCTCCGCCGCGCCCAGCCTCGCCGGCCCGCTGCTCAGGCTTcacttccacgactgcttcgtcaGG GGTTGCGATGCCTCCGTCCTCCTCGACTCTACGGCAGGCAATCCGGCAGAGAGGGACGCCAAGCCTAACAAGAGCCTGCGAGGCTTCGGCTCCGTGGAGCGGGTCAAGGCCAAGCTTGAGGCCGCCTGCCCAGGCACCGTCTCCTGCGCCGACGTCCTCGCCCTCATGGCTCgcgacgccgtcgtgctggccaaGGGACCCACCTGGCAGGTGGCGCTGGGACGGAGAGACGGCGTGGTGTCCAGCGCCACGGAGGCGAGCGACGAGCTGCCTCCGTCCTTCGGCGACGTCCCTCTGCTCTCCAAGATCTTCGCCTCCAAGGGGCTGGACGTCAAGGACCTCGTCGTCCTCTCCGGCGCGCACACCCTCGGCACGGCGCACTGCCCGTCGTACGCCGACCGGCTCTACGCCTCCGCCGGCAACGGCGGCGTCGTCGACCCGTCGCTGGACAGCGAGTACGCCGAGAAGCTGAGGATGAAGTGCAAGAGCGTGGACGACAGGAGCATGCTGTCGGAGATGGACCCCGGAAGCTACAGGACCTTCGACACCAGCTACTACCGCCAAGTCGCCAAGCGGAGGGGCCTCTTCCGCTCCGACGCCGCGCTGCTCACCGACGACACCACCAGGGACTACGTCCAGCGCGTCGCCACCGGAATGTTCGATGACGCCTTCTTCAGGGATTTCGCCGAGTCCATGGCCAAGATGGGAAACGTTAGCGTGCTCACCGGAGTGGAGGGAGAGATCAGGAAAAAGTGCTAC TCGCCATCCTCCATCTAA